From Terriglobia bacterium, one genomic window encodes:
- the metX gene encoding homoserine O-acetyltransferase: protein MEEHRELWWDSPTVELGKVVQLDLPDGLTCVHGGHLPQVQVSYESWGVLDESRDNAVLVIHPLAFDCHVTGDFAGQPHGWWEQLVGPGRAIDTRRYFVVCPNLLGGCYGTTGPRFPASDGEPYLTRFPLLTPLDMVRVQRLFLRQLGIDRLRMVIGASMGGMLAWEWAIESGEQVDLGVVVAAPLRTTPLQIGWNWLQRRGVELDINGNEASSAWGQMVARGVGMLSYRSSTSLEEKFGRDWFKPPGATLGERGMFNVESWLRYQGLKSIKRFDPYTYILFTRAMDLFDVSVNRGSIVDALEQVRCRTLVIGISSDQLYPAADVHLGADILNHLGKPVEYAELRSPHGHDAFLLETEQISAILRDVHARKSLRLMRDVPTVAQREVRTVRLGILGAGRVTGLFLRLLAERHAQLIEDYNLRLDVAAVADIDPSRTLDPSLGPIELGYDPEKLVRRDDIDVVIEATRGSDTHGLLEIALQRKRPVATTNKLLIKQHGPHLEQFALAHGVRLAYHNAIAAGWPLLYAVERPLAHLQIQTIHAVLSSTCNVILEQMEQGLSFESALNHARSLGITEPEPELDLSGWDTAQKLLILCSRAQGLRFGVEELNIRGLYDLDPVLVRDAPSLGLRVKLVGLFMASPESPTAGVLPLAVPAEGHLGSVRAENNVVVLDGEETGEMAYLGKGTGRLPVAAALLNDVIGLYHSRHSWTGRFPRAAFELQAPRFATFLARKDRAAGLTDIYQEGAVPLLESLIWTHQQ from the coding sequence ATGGAAGAGCACCGGGAACTCTGGTGGGACTCGCCGACGGTCGAACTGGGAAAGGTCGTCCAGTTGGATCTGCCCGACGGTTTGACCTGTGTACACGGAGGACACTTGCCGCAGGTCCAGGTCAGCTACGAATCGTGGGGCGTGCTCGACGAATCGCGGGACAACGCCGTGCTTGTCATCCACCCACTCGCCTTCGACTGTCACGTGACCGGTGATTTTGCCGGCCAACCACATGGCTGGTGGGAGCAACTGGTCGGGCCGGGCCGCGCCATTGATACCCGGCGATATTTCGTGGTCTGCCCCAATCTCCTGGGCGGCTGCTACGGCACAACCGGGCCGCGATTTCCGGCATCGGACGGAGAACCCTATCTCACACGGTTCCCGCTCCTCACCCCGCTGGACATGGTTCGTGTCCAGCGTTTGTTTCTTCGCCAACTGGGGATCGATCGACTCCGGATGGTGATCGGCGCCAGCATGGGCGGCATGCTGGCCTGGGAGTGGGCCATTGAATCGGGCGAGCAAGTGGACCTCGGGGTGGTGGTAGCGGCCCCGCTCCGCACCACGCCCCTCCAGATCGGATGGAACTGGCTCCAGCGGCGGGGCGTCGAGCTGGACATCAACGGAAATGAAGCCAGCTCCGCCTGGGGCCAGATGGTTGCCCGCGGCGTCGGGATGCTGAGCTACCGGTCATCGACCAGTCTTGAGGAGAAGTTCGGCCGCGATTGGTTCAAGCCGCCGGGCGCGACCCTGGGCGAGCGCGGAATGTTCAACGTGGAATCGTGGCTGCGCTACCAGGGCCTGAAAAGCATTAAACGTTTCGATCCTTACACCTACATTCTCTTTACGCGGGCCATGGACCTGTTTGATGTGAGCGTGAACCGCGGGAGCATCGTGGATGCCCTGGAGCAGGTTCGATGTCGCACCCTCGTCATCGGCATCAGCTCCGACCAACTCTACCCGGCCGCAGACGTCCATCTGGGGGCCGACATTCTCAACCATTTGGGCAAGCCGGTGGAGTACGCCGAACTCCGCTCCCCCCACGGCCACGACGCGTTCTTGCTGGAGACTGAGCAGATCTCGGCCATCCTGCGCGACGTGCACGCGCGCAAGTCGCTCCGCCTGATGCGTGACGTCCCCACGGTCGCACAACGCGAAGTCCGGACGGTCCGCCTCGGCATCCTGGGGGCAGGCCGGGTGACGGGGCTGTTCCTGCGACTCCTGGCCGAACGGCATGCCCAGCTCATTGAGGACTACAACCTCCGCCTGGATGTGGCTGCCGTGGCCGATATCGATCCTTCACGTACCCTCGATCCAAGCTTGGGGCCGATCGAGTTGGGTTACGATCCGGAGAAGTTGGTGCGGCGGGACGACATCGACGTCGTCATCGAGGCCACGCGGGGAAGCGATACGCACGGCCTCCTGGAGATCGCACTCCAGCGAAAGCGCCCTGTGGCGACCACTAACAAGCTTCTGATCAAGCAGCACGGACCTCACCTGGAGCAGTTCGCGCTGGCGCACGGAGTTCGGCTTGCCTACCATAATGCTATCGCCGCCGGATGGCCCCTGTTGTACGCAGTCGAGCGGCCGTTAGCACACCTTCAAATCCAAACCATCCATGCCGTGCTCTCATCAACCTGCAACGTAATCCTTGAGCAGATGGAGCAAGGGCTTTCGTTTGAATCCGCACTGAACCACGCCCGCTCCCTCGGCATCACGGAACCGGAGCCGGAACTAGACCTGTCGGGATGGGACACGGCGCAGAAACTGCTAATACTTTGTTCGCGGGCCCAGGGGCTTCGATTCGGGGTGGAGGAACTTAACATCCGGGGACTCTACGATCTCGACCCTGTCCTGGTGCGCGATGCCCCTTCCCTCGGCTTGCGGGTTAAGCTGGTGGGCCTGTTCATGGCCAGTCCGGAATCCCCCACTGCCGGAGTCCTGCCGCTCGCCGTCCCCGCCGAAGGCCACCTGGGAAGCGTTCGAGCCGAGAACAACGTTGTGGTACTCGACGGCGAGGAGACCGGCGAGATGGCCTATCTCGGCAAGGGAACCGGCCGACTGCCGGTCGCCGCCGCGCTGCTCAACGACGTGATCGGCCTGTATCATTCCCGGCACAGCTGGACGGGCCGGTTCCCGCGCGCCGCCTTCGAACTCCAGGCGCCACGCTTCGCCACCTTCCTCGCGCGGAAAGATCGGGCCGCCGGGCTGACTGATATCTATCAGGAGGGAGCCGTCCCCCTGCTCGAATCGCTGATCTGGACACACCAGCAGTAG
- the tdh gene encoding L-threonine 3-dehydrogenase translates to MNAVIKTKPQYGAEWGEAPIPSIGPHDILVKIIACSICGTDVHIYEWNDWAAHRIKTPQIMGHELAGEVVDVGNEVTSIKVGDYVSAETHIPCGRCFQCKTGKPEICRNLKILGVDTNGSFADYMRLPEVDAWKNSRSIPPEVATIQEPLGNAIDTVLSEDVAGKTCVVIGCGPVGLLAVAVANACGATTLIATDVNEYRLGLARKMGATHAFNPKNTDVVKEVLELTHGDGVDVMCEMSGNPKALHQGLAMVTPGGRASLLGLYSEPQTLDLNNEVIMRGIRVLGITGRTMFGTWYKAARFLESGKVDPTPIITHTFPLKDYVQAMDLMISGNSGKVILVPDGAK, encoded by the coding sequence ATGAACGCAGTCATTAAGACAAAACCACAGTATGGCGCGGAATGGGGGGAGGCGCCCATCCCCTCCATTGGCCCGCACGATATCCTGGTCAAAATCATTGCCTGTTCCATTTGTGGGACAGATGTGCACATCTACGAATGGAACGACTGGGCCGCCCACCGGATCAAGACGCCGCAGATCATGGGCCACGAATTGGCGGGCGAAGTGGTCGACGTCGGCAATGAAGTGACCTCCATCAAGGTCGGAGATTATGTTTCAGCCGAGACACACATCCCCTGCGGGCGGTGTTTCCAGTGTAAGACCGGCAAGCCCGAGATCTGTCGAAACTTGAAAATTCTCGGGGTCGATACGAACGGATCGTTTGCCGACTACATGCGTCTTCCCGAAGTCGATGCATGGAAGAATTCCCGGTCCATCCCACCCGAAGTGGCCACCATCCAGGAGCCCTTGGGAAACGCCATCGACACAGTGCTGTCAGAGGATGTGGCCGGAAAGACTTGCGTGGTGATCGGTTGCGGCCCCGTCGGACTTCTTGCGGTGGCGGTCGCGAACGCGTGTGGCGCGACGACTCTGATTGCCACTGACGTCAACGAGTATCGTCTCGGCCTGGCAAGAAAAATGGGCGCCACGCATGCGTTTAATCCAAAGAATACCGACGTGGTCAAAGAGGTTCTGGAACTGACTCACGGTGACGGGGTTGATGTGATGTGCGAGATGAGCGGGAATCCGAAGGCGTTGCACCAGGGGCTGGCCATGGTGACGCCCGGCGGACGGGCCTCTTTACTCGGGTTGTACAGCGAACCGCAGACCTTGGATCTCAACAACGAGGTCATCATGCGCGGGATTCGCGTTCTGGGGATCACCGGAAGAACGATGTTTGGCACATGGTACAAGGCGGCGCGTTTTCTGGAATCCGGAAAGGTCGATCCTACTCCCATCATTACTCATACCTTTCCACTCAAAGATTATGTCCAGGCCATGGATTTGATGATTTCCGGCAACAGTGGCAAGGTGATCCTGGTGCCGGATGGGGCGAAATAG
- a CDS encoding GNAT family N-acetyltransferase, translated as MFRIITEAKQFSEYVLLRDGQGVLLRTATAEDVPLVEDLMKRTSRESLQMRFMGAVALVPRTIIEIMCTGEPRDRLCLLAIVGHEAETRVVGVGNYISLGVRGKAEVAFLIEDAFQGRGISTLLLERLAGIAAGNGFVGFEAEVLYENQAMINVFRDSGFEVVQALDGGSIHVQFPVSGAGALRERVELRDRIAAANSLVPLLQPRTVAVIGASRDPGAIGSMIFRNILKSNFGGTVFPVNNQATSIHGVRAYPSIQDLPEPADLVVVAVPAPKVLEVAEESIRAGAKALLVITSGFAESGPEGAAQQQRLVDLVRSSGARLVGPNCLGLMNTHPEVSLNASLAPSMPPRGRIGFYSHSAAMGLVILNYAAERGLGFSIFVSAGNRADVSGNDLLQFWEEDSSTDIALLYLETFGNPRRFARVARRISFKKPILCVKGARSRAGRDAARAHIGAVGQSDVEVDVLFRQAGVIRADTLEEMFDVAVLLAHQPLPRGNRVAIISNSGGVLTICADACETHGLTITGPGLKDLGPLATVDAYERSVQEALEHDEVDALIALFACVGDCDSKPVGRAIRRGVIRAERNTGVLKPALLCLMGAAGAVQFALESPAGEVPSRHIFPSYRFPESAALALARAAQYSAYRRQPGGRLLWYEDVEAASARQEVQTMLAATGAGADLLWVEGERAFKILGFFGIRSHPMEASLDESTHEQLGLEVRSDPHFGPLIRLCRAGKNPVIRITPLTDHDVRELAESAEVPIECGIDELLGRVSQLIEELPWMSAMQASIHRVEHPDAPCTVALGTDVKLGFSHHELITQ; from the coding sequence ATGTTCAGAATCATTACTGAGGCAAAGCAATTCAGCGAGTACGTCTTATTACGCGACGGCCAGGGAGTTCTCCTGCGAACGGCCACGGCAGAGGATGTGCCCTTGGTCGAGGACCTTATGAAAAGGACCTCGCGTGAAAGCCTGCAGATGCGCTTCATGGGCGCCGTCGCGCTTGTCCCCCGGACCATCATCGAGATTATGTGCACGGGCGAACCACGCGATCGCCTCTGTCTTCTGGCGATAGTCGGCCACGAGGCCGAAACCCGGGTAGTGGGAGTAGGCAATTACATCAGCCTGGGAGTGCGAGGGAAGGCGGAGGTGGCGTTCCTTATAGAAGACGCCTTCCAGGGGCGGGGAATCAGTACCCTGCTTTTGGAGCGTCTGGCCGGGATTGCGGCCGGGAACGGATTCGTGGGCTTCGAAGCGGAAGTCCTTTATGAGAACCAGGCCATGATCAATGTCTTCCGCGATTCCGGGTTTGAGGTTGTGCAGGCGCTGGATGGCGGCAGTATTCACGTCCAGTTCCCTGTGAGCGGCGCCGGCGCCTTGCGCGAGCGAGTCGAACTCCGCGATCGCATAGCCGCCGCCAACTCCCTGGTTCCTCTCTTACAACCCCGCACCGTCGCGGTCATCGGCGCGTCGAGGGATCCCGGCGCCATTGGAAGCATGATTTTCCGGAACATCCTGAAAAGCAATTTCGGGGGGACGGTGTTCCCCGTCAATAACCAGGCCACCTCCATCCATGGCGTTCGCGCTTATCCGTCGATACAGGATTTGCCGGAACCTGCGGACCTTGTAGTGGTCGCGGTTCCCGCCCCCAAGGTTCTGGAGGTGGCTGAGGAATCCATTCGCGCGGGGGCGAAGGCGCTGCTGGTCATCACCTCCGGTTTCGCCGAGAGCGGGCCTGAAGGCGCTGCCCAGCAACAAAGACTGGTGGACTTGGTCCGGTCCAGCGGAGCCCGTCTGGTGGGACCGAATTGCCTGGGATTGATGAACACTCATCCCGAGGTCAGTCTGAATGCCAGCCTTGCCCCCTCCATGCCACCGCGCGGCAGGATTGGGTTCTATTCGCATTCTGCGGCCATGGGGCTTGTTATTCTGAATTACGCGGCAGAGCGGGGACTTGGTTTCTCGATTTTTGTTTCTGCGGGCAATCGGGCGGATGTGTCCGGAAACGATCTCCTGCAATTCTGGGAAGAGGATTCCTCGACGGATATTGCCCTGCTCTATCTCGAGACCTTCGGAAATCCCCGCCGGTTTGCCCGGGTGGCGCGACGCATCTCCTTTAAAAAGCCGATCCTCTGCGTTAAGGGCGCCCGCAGCCGGGCCGGACGCGATGCTGCACGAGCTCATATCGGAGCGGTCGGTCAGAGTGACGTCGAAGTCGATGTCTTGTTTCGCCAGGCCGGAGTGATCCGCGCCGATACCCTTGAAGAAATGTTCGACGTGGCCGTGCTCCTGGCCCATCAGCCGTTACCCCGGGGAAACCGCGTCGCCATCATCAGCAATTCGGGAGGCGTGCTCACCATCTGTGCGGACGCGTGTGAGACTCATGGCCTCACGATCACGGGACCGGGATTGAAAGACCTGGGGCCCCTGGCCACGGTCGATGCCTACGAGCGTTCGGTGCAGGAGGCACTTGAGCATGACGAGGTCGATGCCTTGATTGCCCTCTTTGCATGCGTCGGGGATTGCGACTCCAAGCCGGTGGGGCGCGCCATCCGTCGCGGAGTCATCCGCGCCGAGCGCAACACCGGGGTCTTGAAGCCGGCGCTGCTGTGTCTGATGGGGGCCGCCGGGGCAGTCCAATTTGCTTTGGAAAGCCCCGCCGGGGAAGTGCCCTCACGCCATATTTTCCCCTCCTATCGATTCCCCGAATCGGCGGCACTCGCGCTGGCCCGCGCCGCCCAGTATTCCGCGTATCGCCGCCAACCCGGCGGACGCCTGCTCTGGTATGAGGACGTCGAGGCCGCATCCGCTCGCCAAGAGGTTCAGACAATGCTCGCTGCCACAGGTGCCGGGGCGGACCTTCTGTGGGTCGAAGGCGAACGGGCCTTCAAAATCCTCGGTTTCTTTGGAATTCGATCACACCCCATGGAGGCCTCCCTGGATGAGAGCACCCATGAGCAACTGGGCCTCGAAGTCCGCTCCGATCCCCACTTTGGCCCGCTGATCAGGCTCTGCCGGGCCGGGAAAAATCCGGTGATCCGAATTACCCCTTTAACGGACCATGATGTCCGGGAACTGGCCGAGAGTGCGGAGGTCCCCATCGAGTGCGGGATCGATGAACTTCTGGGAAGGGTGTCCCAGCTCATCGAAGAGCTTCCCTGGATGTCCGCCATGCAGGCCAGTATCCATCGTGTCGAACATCCGGATGCTCCCTGTACGGTGGCGCTGGGAACCGACGTCAAGCTGGGGTTCAGTCATCACGAACTCATCACCCAATAG